From Mycolicibacterium cosmeticum, a single genomic window includes:
- a CDS encoding glycosyltransferase, translating to MRIAMVSEHASPLAALGGVDAGGQNVHVAALSAAMARRGHEVAVYTRRDDAGIDECVRTPDGYTVVHVPAGPAEPIPKDEMLPYMGQFARFLYQRWSSNRPDIAHAHFWMSGVATQLAAQPLNIPAVQTFHALGVVKRRHQGGQDTSPLERLKLEALVARNATWVAATCTDEVFELIRLGRSRARTSVVPCGVDIDRFTPDGPVAQRGDMRRIISVGRFVPRKGFDVVLRALPAIPDTEFVIVGGPDAAHLNDDAEARRLMTLAEDLGVADRVRLCGAVARADMPAMLRSADVVACTPWYEPFGIVPLEAMACGVPVVAAAVGGMLDTVVDDVTGRLVPPKRPDVFAEVVNGLLRNDFARRGLGAAGRDRARARYSWDRVAADTLRLYDRLCPVGFGHPPSRTKVSSG from the coding sequence ATGAGGATAGCGATGGTGTCCGAGCACGCCAGTCCGCTTGCGGCGCTGGGCGGAGTGGACGCCGGCGGACAGAACGTCCACGTGGCGGCGCTGTCGGCGGCGATGGCCCGGCGCGGGCACGAGGTGGCCGTGTACACCCGCCGCGACGACGCCGGCATCGACGAATGCGTGCGAACCCCGGACGGTTACACGGTGGTGCACGTACCGGCCGGACCAGCCGAACCCATTCCCAAGGACGAGATGTTGCCCTACATGGGGCAGTTCGCGCGGTTCCTGTACCAGCGCTGGTCGTCCAACCGGCCCGATATCGCGCACGCCCATTTCTGGATGTCCGGTGTCGCCACGCAGCTGGCCGCGCAACCGCTGAATATCCCTGCGGTGCAGACCTTTCACGCGCTCGGGGTGGTCAAACGCCGGCACCAGGGCGGCCAGGACACCAGCCCCCTCGAGCGGCTCAAGCTGGAGGCGCTGGTCGCACGCAACGCCACGTGGGTGGCGGCCACCTGCACCGACGAGGTGTTCGAGCTGATCCGGTTGGGCCGGTCCAGGGCCCGCACCTCGGTGGTGCCGTGTGGGGTGGACATCGACCGGTTCACGCCCGACGGGCCGGTGGCGCAGCGCGGGGACATGCGGCGCATCATCAGTGTCGGCCGATTCGTGCCGCGCAAGGGATTCGACGTGGTGCTGCGGGCGCTGCCGGCGATCCCGGACACCGAATTCGTCATCGTCGGTGGGCCGGACGCCGCCCACCTGAACGACGATGCCGAGGCACGGCGGCTGATGACCCTCGCCGAGGATCTCGGCGTGGCCGACCGCGTGCGGCTGTGCGGCGCGGTGGCCCGCGCCGACATGCCCGCGATGCTGCGTTCGGCCGATGTGGTGGCGTGCACGCCGTGGTACGAACCGTTCGGCATCGTCCCGCTGGAGGCCATGGCGTGTGGGGTGCCGGTGGTCGCCGCCGCGGTGGGCGGGATGCTGGACACCGTCGTCGACGATGTGACCGGGCGGCTGGTGCCGCCGAAACGGCCGGACGTGTTCGCCGAAGTGGTCAATGGACTGCTGCGCAACGACTTTGCCCGCCGTGGTCTCGGCGCCGCGGGCCGGGACCGGGCCCGGGCCCGGTACTCCTGGGACCGGGTCGCCGCCGATACCCTGCGGCTCTACGACCGGCTCTGCCCGGTCGGGTTCGGCCACCCCCCGTCACGGACGAAGGTGTCGTCGGGATGA
- a CDS encoding glycosyltransferase family 2 protein has product MTRPAALDERMTFVIATRDRGDELAAVVQRLLDTTGCPIVVVDNHSHDDSVARIRRVATGEPRVQVLALGDNLGAVARNIGVANSRTPYIAFCDDDSWWAPDSPGRGVELFDSHADLALLAARTVVWPGGGEDPMVAHLAGSPLPSRADLPGPAVLGFMACAAMVRKSAFEAVGGFSPILHFRGEEQLLAMDLAAAGWQLCYCPELTAFHQPSPLREPTAAQQARVLRNTALTSWLRRPLRHGLRSAASLFGSAARDTAHLRATGQAVRSLPSVLRARRRLPAAVERHLAMLEGAHPDDTFVRDGGWPNPTGQSRS; this is encoded by the coding sequence ATGACTCGTCCAGCAGCGCTCGATGAACGGATGACCTTCGTGATCGCCACCAGGGACCGCGGTGACGAACTCGCGGCCGTGGTTCAGCGGTTGCTGGACACCACCGGGTGCCCGATCGTGGTGGTGGACAACCACTCCCACGACGACTCGGTGGCGCGGATCCGCCGGGTCGCCACCGGCGAACCGCGGGTACAGGTGCTGGCGCTGGGCGATAACCTGGGGGCCGTGGCCCGCAACATCGGCGTCGCGAACAGCCGCACCCCGTACATCGCGTTCTGCGACGACGACTCGTGGTGGGCGCCCGACTCCCCCGGTCGTGGGGTCGAGCTCTTCGACAGCCATGCCGACCTGGCCCTGCTGGCCGCCCGCACCGTGGTGTGGCCGGGCGGCGGCGAGGACCCGATGGTGGCGCATCTGGCCGGCAGCCCGCTGCCGAGCCGGGCGGATCTGCCGGGCCCGGCCGTCCTGGGCTTCATGGCGTGCGCCGCCATGGTGCGCAAGAGCGCCTTCGAGGCGGTGGGCGGATTCAGCCCGATCCTGCATTTCCGCGGTGAGGAGCAGTTGTTGGCAATGGATCTGGCGGCGGCCGGCTGGCAGCTGTGCTACTGCCCGGAGCTGACCGCCTTCCACCAGCCCTCGCCGCTGCGCGAACCGACGGCCGCCCAGCAGGCCAGGGTGTTGCGCAACACCGCGCTCACCTCCTGGCTGCGCAGGCCCCTGCGGCACGGACTGCGCAGTGCGGCAAGCCTGTTCGGGTCCGCGGCGCGCGATACCGCGCACCTGCGGGCGACCGGGCAGGCGGTGCGGTCGCTGCCGTCGGTGCTGCGCGCGCGCCGGCGCCTGCCCGCCGCCGTCGAACGCCACCTCGCGATGCTGGAAGGTGCTCATCCCGACGACACCTTCGTCCGTGACGGGGGGTGGCCGAACCCGACCGGGCAGAGCCGGTCGTAG
- a CDS encoding UDP-glucuronic acid decarboxylase family protein, translating to MTERRRALVTGGGGFLGSHLCRRLLDDGMQVLSLDNLSTSAPRADTALAGRPGYRFIRRDIADPLDPGEVPEVDVIFHLASPASPVDYLRLPVQTLRTGALGTANVIALAERFGARLVLASTSEVYGDPLQHPQRETYWGNVNPIGPRSVYDEAKRFAEALTFAHRRANAVDTGVARIFNTYGPGMRADDGRVVPTFCAQALSGRPLTVHGSGEQTRSLCYVDDTVDALVALAASDCPGPVNIGNPDELTVLQIAEIIRDLAGSTSPIEFVPAQGDDPKRRCPDISAAAELLGWYPQVTYKQGLAETVEWFAGTAAAARDSE from the coding sequence ATGACTGAACGCAGACGGGCCCTCGTCACCGGCGGCGGTGGCTTCCTGGGCAGCCACCTGTGCCGCCGGCTGCTGGACGACGGCATGCAGGTGCTGAGCCTGGACAATCTGTCCACCAGTGCACCGCGGGCCGATACCGCGCTGGCCGGTCGCCCCGGCTACCGGTTCATCCGGCGCGATATCGCCGACCCGCTCGACCCGGGCGAGGTGCCCGAGGTCGACGTCATCTTCCACCTGGCGTCGCCGGCCTCACCGGTGGACTACCTGCGGCTGCCGGTGCAGACGCTGCGCACCGGGGCGCTGGGCACGGCCAATGTCATCGCGCTCGCCGAACGGTTCGGGGCGCGGCTGGTGCTGGCCTCCACCAGTGAGGTGTACGGTGACCCGCTGCAGCATCCGCAGCGCGAAACCTATTGGGGCAATGTCAATCCCATCGGCCCGCGCAGCGTCTACGACGAGGCCAAGCGCTTCGCCGAGGCCTTGACCTTCGCGCACCGGCGGGCCAATGCGGTCGACACCGGCGTGGCACGCATCTTCAACACCTACGGCCCCGGTATGCGTGCCGACGACGGGCGGGTGGTGCCGACGTTCTGCGCCCAGGCGCTGTCCGGGCGGCCGTTGACGGTGCACGGATCCGGTGAGCAGACCCGCTCGCTGTGTTACGTCGACGACACCGTGGACGCGCTCGTCGCGCTGGCGGCCTCGGATTGTCCGGGCCCGGTCAACATCGGCAACCCGGACGAGCTCACCGTGCTGCAGATCGCCGAGATCATCAGGGACCTGGCGGGCAGCACCTCGCCGATCGAGTTCGTGCCGGCCCAGGGGGACGACCCGAAACGGCGTTGCCCCGACATCAGCGCGGCGGCCGAACTGTTGGGCTGGTATCCGCAGGTGACCTACAAGCAGGGACTGGCCGAGACGGTCGAATGGTTCGCGGGTACGGCAGCCGCGGCACGAGACAGCGAGTAA
- a CDS encoding carbamoyltransferase family protein produces MRILGINGVFHDPAAALVVDGRIVAAAEEERFSRRKHGKQAVPFSTWELPVQSARWCLQQAGLEPADLDAIGYSYDPRLMESSSQVPADVAGLDRDWEYLRTMYAQRAPQFLKTALPGLDPGKVRFVRHHVAHAASSALAAPDRDCAVLVVDGRGERTSMLAGVYTDDKLDVLATQELPHSLGLLYEDLTEHLGFQRSSDEYKVMAMASYGQPRFADRFRELVHLTDDGGFRTHRPDWSSFGSEWDDRVDLACSVQRVVEEVLLGLVQWLRARTEHETLCLAGGVALNCVANSVLHREGGFDRVWVQPAAGDSGTALGAALALAAEAGEAITPMGSAALGRGWSDDEIVRALEEAAVPYERPGDLAAAVGAALAANQLIGWFQGRSEFGPRALGQRSLLADPRHVDNLERLNNVKGREQFRPVAPMVLAERAGEIFSGGPIPSPYMLFVHDVAPQWRDRIPAVTHVDGTARIQTVAADDHPLLHRTIRVFAEATGVPVVVNTSFNTAGRPMVDSPRDALECFGSAPIDVLAIGPCLVRRPR; encoded by the coding sequence GTGCGGATCTTGGGAATCAACGGGGTGTTTCACGATCCCGCCGCCGCCCTGGTGGTGGACGGCCGGATCGTCGCGGCGGCCGAGGAGGAACGGTTCAGCCGGCGCAAACACGGCAAGCAGGCGGTGCCCTTCTCCACCTGGGAGCTGCCGGTGCAGTCGGCACGCTGGTGCCTGCAACAGGCCGGCCTGGAGCCGGCCGACCTGGACGCGATCGGCTACTCCTACGATCCGCGGCTGATGGAATCCTCCAGCCAGGTCCCGGCGGATGTGGCGGGCCTGGACCGCGACTGGGAATACCTGCGCACGATGTACGCCCAGCGCGCACCGCAGTTCCTGAAAACGGCACTGCCCGGCCTGGATCCGGGCAAGGTGCGCTTCGTCCGCCATCACGTGGCGCATGCCGCGTCCAGCGCACTGGCCGCCCCCGACCGGGACTGCGCGGTGCTCGTGGTGGACGGCCGCGGTGAACGGACGTCGATGCTGGCCGGTGTGTACACCGATGACAAGCTCGACGTGCTGGCCACCCAGGAGTTGCCGCATTCGCTGGGCCTGTTGTACGAGGATCTCACCGAACACCTCGGATTCCAGCGGTCCAGCGACGAATACAAGGTCATGGCGATGGCCTCCTACGGCCAACCGCGTTTCGCCGACCGGTTCCGGGAGTTGGTTCATCTGACCGACGACGGCGGGTTCCGCACCCATCGGCCGGATTGGTCGTCGTTCGGGTCGGAGTGGGACGACCGGGTGGACCTGGCGTGCAGTGTGCAGCGGGTGGTCGAGGAGGTGCTGCTGGGGCTGGTGCAGTGGCTACGCGCCCGCACCGAGCACGAAACCCTCTGCCTGGCAGGGGGAGTGGCGCTCAACTGTGTGGCCAACTCGGTGCTGCACCGCGAAGGCGGATTCGACCGGGTGTGGGTACAGCCCGCGGCCGGTGACTCGGGCACCGCCCTGGGCGCGGCGTTGGCCCTGGCCGCCGAGGCGGGGGAGGCGATCACGCCCATGGGGTCGGCCGCGCTCGGCCGCGGATGGTCGGACGACGAGATCGTGCGGGCACTGGAGGAGGCCGCGGTGCCCTACGAACGCCCCGGGGATCTGGCCGCCGCGGTCGGTGCGGCGTTGGCCGCCAATCAGCTGATCGGTTGGTTCCAGGGCCGTTCCGAATTCGGCCCGCGGGCGCTGGGCCAGCGTTCGCTGTTGGCCGACCCCCGGCACGTCGACAATCTGGAGCGACTCAACAACGTCAAGGGGCGCGAACAGTTCCGGCCGGTCGCCCCGATGGTGTTGGCCGAGCGGGCTGGTGAGATCTTCTCCGGCGGCCCGATCCCCAGCCCGTACATGCTGTTCGTGCACGACGTGGCCCCGCAGTGGCGCGACCGCATCCCGGCGGTCACCCACGTCGACGGGACGGCCCGCATCCAGACCGTGGCAGCCGACGATCACCCGTTGCTGCACCGGACGATTCGGGTGTTCGCCGAGGCCACCGGGGTGCCGGTCGTCGTCAACACCAGCTTCAACACCGCGGGCCGGCCGATGGTGGACAGCCCGCGCGACGCGCTGGAGTGCTTCGGCAGCGCCCCCATCGACGTGCTGGCGATCGGACCCTGCCTGGTGCGGAGGCCGCGATGA
- a CDS encoding HAD-IIIA family hydrolase produces MTAAPDFAIVVPTIGRESLYRLLAVLDRAPGPAPAAVLVVDDRRAAAPPLLAVTDRLPITVLRSGGRGPAAARNTGWRSAGPSVRWICFLDDDVIPDDDWLMRLGCDLEAAERAGWAATQGRLTVPAEPGRRATDDERRTQRLAQAQWITADMAYRRSALVAVGGFDERFPRAYREDSDLALRVTQAGGQIGRGQRHCTHPVAPAGWRSAVRAQIGNHDDALMRRKHGRRWRRAIGEGRGRLPGHIATSVAGLAAVVALALGRRRAAGVAAAGWLALTTEFGVRRFAAGPRTAAQALRLAVSTVAIPPVAVAHRLRGWWDYRGALRNPPLAVLFDRDDTIIEDGPYLNDPAGVRPVPGAAAALDLLRRRGLRLGVVTNQSGVAKGLITPHQLASVNARVDEVLGPFDAWQVCVHDAGDNCACRKPSPGMVQAAADELGVQPSRCVMIGDTGGDVDAALAAHADAVLVPTERTLAHEISAARSRARVAPTLRAAVDMVLRDCR; encoded by the coding sequence ATGACGGCCGCCCCCGACTTCGCCATCGTGGTCCCCACCATCGGGCGCGAGTCGCTGTACCGGCTGCTCGCGGTGCTGGACCGCGCACCCGGCCCGGCCCCGGCCGCGGTGCTCGTGGTCGACGACCGGCGCGCGGCGGCGCCACCGCTGCTGGCCGTGACCGACCGGTTGCCGATCACCGTGCTGCGCAGCGGCGGACGTGGGCCCGCCGCCGCGCGTAACACCGGGTGGCGCAGTGCCGGCCCGTCGGTGCGCTGGATCTGCTTCCTGGACGACGACGTGATCCCCGACGACGACTGGCTGATGCGGCTGGGCTGCGACCTCGAGGCGGCCGAGCGGGCCGGCTGGGCCGCGACGCAAGGCCGGCTCACCGTCCCGGCCGAGCCGGGCCGGCGCGCCACCGACGACGAGCGGCGCACCCAGCGACTGGCCCAGGCACAGTGGATCACCGCCGATATGGCCTACCGGCGTTCGGCGTTGGTCGCCGTCGGCGGCTTCGACGAGCGGTTCCCGCGCGCGTACCGGGAGGACTCGGACCTGGCGCTGCGCGTCACCCAGGCGGGCGGGCAGATCGGCCGCGGGCAGCGGCACTGCACACACCCGGTCGCCCCGGCCGGCTGGCGCAGCGCCGTGCGCGCGCAGATCGGCAACCACGACGACGCCCTGATGCGGCGCAAGCACGGCAGGCGCTGGCGCCGCGCCATCGGGGAGGGACGCGGCCGGCTACCCGGCCATATCGCCACCTCGGTCGCGGGCCTGGCCGCAGTGGTGGCGCTGGCCCTCGGGCGTCGGCGCGCGGCCGGCGTGGCCGCGGCGGGCTGGCTGGCCCTGACCACCGAATTCGGTGTGCGCCGGTTCGCCGCCGGTCCGCGCACGGCGGCCCAGGCGCTCCGGCTGGCCGTCAGCACCGTGGCCATCCCACCGGTGGCTGTCGCGCACCGGTTGCGAGGATGGTGGGATTACCGTGGCGCGCTGCGCAATCCACCGTTGGCGGTGCTGTTCGACCGGGACGACACCATCATCGAGGACGGTCCGTACCTCAACGACCCCGCCGGTGTGCGTCCGGTGCCGGGCGCCGCCGCGGCGCTGGATCTGTTGCGCCGCCGCGGCTTGCGGCTGGGGGTGGTGACCAACCAGTCAGGCGTGGCCAAGGGACTGATCACACCGCACCAGCTGGCGTCGGTGAACGCCCGGGTCGACGAGGTGCTCGGACCGTTCGATGCATGGCAGGTGTGTGTGCACGACGCCGGGGACAATTGTGCCTGCCGCAAGCCGTCCCCCGGGATGGTGCAGGCCGCCGCGGACGAGCTGGGGGTGCAGCCGTCGCGGTGTGTGATGATCGGCGACACCGGCGGCGACGTGGACGCCGCGCTGGCCGCCCATGCCGATGCGGTGCTGGTCCCGACGGAACGCACACTGGCGCATGAGATCTCGGCGGCCCGCAGCCGCGCCCGGGTGGCGCCCACGTTGCGGGCGGCCGTCGACATGGTGCTCAGGGACTGCCGATGA
- a CDS encoding glycosyltransferase family 9 protein: MSGALVARLDSAGDVLIAGPAVRAVAATHGPVTLLVGPRGRAAAQLLPGVRAVVEWQAPWVDFDSPPVTAAHVDRLLAALGEAAPDRVYIATSFHQSPLPLALLCRMAGVPWIGAISEDYPGTLLDLRHQVPAGIPEPERALSLVRAGGCELPPDDAGELRVTPQELSADLRRVIGPGDFVVFHPGAAVPARQPSVRRSERMVAALVAAGHRVVVTGDAAERGQTAFVAGDVAVDLGGRTSFAELAAVFAAARVVVAPNTGPAHLAAAVGTPVVSLFAPVVPASQWMPYARRVIRLGDQHAPCRDSRARTCPVPGHPCLDGITDAEVLSAVEQLGDRHDRDDDDRHASVRAAAGR; encoded by the coding sequence ATGAGCGGGGCACTGGTGGCCAGGCTGGACAGCGCGGGCGATGTGTTGATCGCCGGGCCCGCCGTGCGGGCGGTGGCCGCCACCCACGGCCCGGTCACGCTGCTGGTGGGACCGCGCGGCCGCGCGGCCGCGCAGCTGTTGCCCGGTGTGCGCGCGGTCGTCGAATGGCAGGCGCCCTGGGTGGATTTCGACTCGCCCCCGGTGACCGCCGCCCACGTCGACCGGCTGCTGGCCGCGCTCGGCGAGGCCGCCCCCGACCGGGTCTACATCGCCACCTCGTTCCACCAGTCGCCGCTGCCGCTGGCCCTGCTGTGCCGGATGGCGGGGGTGCCGTGGATCGGCGCGATCAGCGAAGACTATCCCGGCACGCTGCTCGATCTGCGCCATCAGGTGCCGGCCGGTATCCCCGAACCGGAACGGGCGCTGTCACTGGTGCGCGCGGGGGGCTGCGAGTTACCGCCCGATGACGCCGGGGAGCTGCGGGTGACACCGCAGGAGTTGAGCGCAGACCTGCGCCGCGTCATCGGCCCCGGCGATTTCGTCGTGTTCCATCCCGGCGCGGCCGTCCCGGCGCGCCAGCCGTCGGTCCGGCGCAGCGAACGCATGGTGGCGGCGCTGGTGGCGGCCGGTCATCGGGTGGTGGTCACCGGTGATGCCGCCGAGCGTGGCCAAACCGCCTTCGTCGCAGGCGATGTCGCCGTCGACCTCGGTGGCCGGACCAGCTTCGCCGAGCTGGCCGCCGTGTTCGCCGCCGCGCGGGTGGTGGTCGCACCCAACACCGGGCCGGCGCATCTGGCGGCGGCCGTCGGGACGCCGGTGGTTTCGCTGTTCGCACCCGTGGTACCCGCATCGCAATGGATGCCCTACGCACGCAGAGTCATCCGGCTCGGCGATCAGCACGCGCCGTGCCGTGACAGCAGGGCCCGCACCTGCCCCGTACCCGGCCACCCGTGCCTGGACGGTATCACCGACGCCGAAGTGCTCAGCGCCGTCGAACAACTAGGAGACAGACATGACCGAGACGACGATGATCGCCACGCATCTGTCCGCGCTGCGGCAGGCCGCTGA
- a CDS encoding D-sedoheptulose-7-phosphate isomerase, with amino-acid sequence MIATHLSALRQAADHIAGQEHRIGRWGRQLAAVLGTGGRLLACGNGGSAAEAQHLTAELVGRFRDERQPLSAISLHADTSALTAIANDYGVDEMFARGVRAHGRPGDVLVALSTSGTSPNVLAAVKAAHEVGMTTWALTGPAPNPLAAMCDDALCVEATSTATVQEMHLFLVHALCIELDEQLLGGHRG; translated from the coding sequence ATGATCGCCACGCATCTGTCCGCGCTGCGGCAGGCCGCTGACCACATCGCCGGTCAGGAACACCGCATCGGCCGGTGGGGCCGGCAGCTGGCCGCGGTCCTGGGCACCGGTGGCCGGTTGCTGGCGTGCGGTAACGGTGGCAGCGCGGCCGAGGCCCAGCACCTGACCGCGGAACTGGTCGGCCGGTTCCGCGACGAGCGACAACCGTTGTCGGCCATCTCCTTACATGCCGACACCTCGGCGCTCACCGCGATCGCCAACGACTACGGCGTCGACGAGATGTTCGCCAGGGGAGTGCGCGCCCACGGGCGTCCCGGTGACGTGCTGGTCGCCTTGTCGACGAGCGGCACCAGCCCCAACGTGCTCGCCGCGGTCAAGGCCGCGCACGAGGTGGGTATGACCACCTGGGCGCTGACCGGCCCGGCGCCCAATCCGCTGGCCGCCATGTGCGATGACGCCCTGTGTGTGGAGGCCACCAGCACGGCCACCGTGCAGGAGATGCACCTGTTCCTGGTACACGCGCTGTGCATCGAACTCGACGAGCAGCTGCTGGGCGGTCACCGTGGCTAG
- a CDS encoding PfkB family carbohydrate kinase, with translation MASPRAARIVVVGDSMLDIDVDGTADRLSPEAPVPVVDTRRVWHRPGGAGLAALLAARSADEVVLVTAVGADADAQTLTGLLAAAGVRVVALPMAGATVCKTRIRAHGQPMLRIDKGDGTAAGADLPGEVADVLDRATAVCVADYGRGVTAHPQLRGLLSAAAQRIPVVWDPHPRGADPVGGSALVTPNHKEAGAATAAALRRRWNARAVCVTRGARGAVLDAGDSGPVHIPVPDGHAAAPHQDSCGAGDRFAVAATVELARTGDVRFAVTEAVAAASRFVTAGGAGSVSSAGGAGSVSSAASDHTPAVSLAPDFGAITGDVDSVRDRLRAGGVRTLVATGGCFDLLHTGHVRLLRQARQLGDALVVLVNSDASVRALKGPGRPVVADVDRVRVLSALACVDAVVVFEETSPEAVLERLRPQIWVKGGDYADTRLPEAEVVARHGGEVVLLPTVAGYSSTKLIAAARS, from the coding sequence GTGGCTAGCCCCCGCGCAGCGCGCATCGTGGTTGTCGGCGACTCGATGCTCGACATCGACGTGGACGGCACCGCCGACCGCCTCAGCCCGGAAGCGCCTGTGCCGGTGGTGGATACCCGGCGCGTCTGGCACCGCCCGGGTGGGGCGGGACTGGCCGCGTTGCTCGCCGCGCGCAGCGCCGACGAGGTCGTCCTGGTCACCGCAGTCGGGGCCGACGCCGACGCGCAGACCCTCACCGGGTTGTTGGCGGCGGCCGGGGTGCGGGTGGTGGCGCTGCCCATGGCGGGCGCCACCGTGTGCAAGACTCGGATCCGCGCCCATGGGCAGCCGATGCTGCGGATCGACAAGGGCGACGGTACCGCGGCCGGTGCCGACCTGCCCGGCGAGGTGGCCGACGTGCTGGACCGCGCCACCGCGGTGTGTGTCGCCGACTACGGGCGCGGTGTCACCGCGCACCCGCAGTTGCGCGGTCTGCTTTCCGCAGCGGCGCAACGTATTCCGGTGGTGTGGGATCCGCACCCGCGCGGTGCCGACCCGGTCGGTGGCAGCGCCCTGGTGACCCCGAACCACAAGGAGGCCGGAGCCGCGACGGCGGCGGCACTGCGCAGGCGCTGGAACGCCCGGGCGGTCTGCGTGACCCGGGGTGCCCGCGGGGCCGTCCTCGACGCCGGTGACAGCGGCCCCGTGCACATCCCGGTACCCGACGGTCACGCCGCGGCCCCGCACCAGGATTCGTGCGGGGCGGGCGACCGGTTCGCGGTGGCCGCGACCGTCGAACTGGCCCGCACCGGCGACGTGCGGTTCGCGGTCACCGAAGCGGTGGCGGCCGCCAGCCGGTTTGTCACCGCCGGCGGGGCTGGCAGTGTTTCCAGCGCCGGCGGGGCCGGCAGTGTTTCCAGCGCCGCCTCGGATCACACCCCCGCCGTTTCGCTCGCCCCGGACTTCGGCGCCATCACCGGCGATGTCGACTCGGTCCGCGACCGCCTGCGCGCCGGTGGGGTGCGCACCCTGGTCGCCACCGGCGGCTGTTTCGATCTGCTGCACACCGGCCACGTCCGGCTGCTGCGGCAGGCCCGCCAACTCGGTGATGCGTTGGTGGTGCTGGTCAACTCCGATGCCTCGGTCCGTGCGCTGAAGGGGCCGGGCCGACCGGTGGTGGCCGACGTGGACCGGGTCCGGGTGCTCTCCGCGCTGGCATGCGTGGACGCCGTCGTGGTGTTCGAGGAAACCTCACCGGAGGCCGTGCTGGAGCGGCTGCGGCCCCAGATCTGGGTCAAGGGCGGCGATTACGCCGACACCCGCCTGCCGGAGGCCGAGGTGGTCGCCCGGCACGGCGGTGAGGTGGTGTTGCTGCCCACCGTCGCCGGTTACTCGTCGACGAAACTGATCGCCGCCGCGCGGTCATGA
- a CDS encoding SDR family oxidoreductase encodes MPAGHVGNVIITGGSSGLGAATAEAVAAQGGTPLILDRSSPTGKYPYLCVDVADSDAVDVAVRAMADEVDGRIDGLFTAAGVDACGKLADIATKDWERVIHVNLLGTAAAVRAALPFLRSTHGRIVTCASTLGIKAVSDATAYCASKFGVVGFSRALAAELAGEVGVTMLIPGGMQTAFFDGRDEQYKPPPDAKLNDPAHVAQAILFALSQPAGCEVRELVVCASTEPSWP; translated from the coding sequence ATGCCGGCTGGTCATGTCGGGAACGTCATCATCACGGGTGGATCGTCGGGGCTCGGCGCCGCGACCGCCGAAGCGGTTGCCGCACAGGGCGGTACACCGCTGATCCTGGACCGTAGCAGCCCCACGGGGAAGTACCCGTACCTGTGCGTGGACGTCGCCGACAGTGACGCGGTCGACGTCGCGGTGCGGGCCATGGCCGACGAGGTGGACGGCCGGATCGACGGGCTGTTCACCGCCGCCGGCGTGGATGCCTGCGGCAAACTGGCCGATATCGCGACCAAGGACTGGGAGCGGGTCATCCACGTCAACCTGTTGGGCACCGCGGCCGCCGTGCGCGCGGCGCTGCCGTTCCTGCGATCCACCCACGGCCGGATCGTCACCTGCGCATCGACGTTGGGCATCAAGGCGGTCAGCGATGCCACCGCCTACTGCGCGTCGAAGTTCGGTGTCGTCGGGTTCAGCCGAGCCCTGGCCGCGGAACTGGCCGGCGAGGTCGGGGTCACCATGCTGATCCCGGGCGGCATGCAGACGGCGTTCTTCGACGGCCGCGACGAGCAGTACAAGCCGCCGCCGGACGCCAAGCTCAACGATCCTGCGCATGTCGCCCAGGCCATCCTGTTCGCCCTGTCCCAGCCCGCCGGCTGTGAGGTCCGGGAGCTGGTGGTGTGTGCGTCGACGGAGCCGTCGTGGCCGTGA